Below is a genomic region from Bacteroidota bacterium.
CGTACTTTTTGTACTTATTTTTTAACGCTTCAGCATCTTTATTTCCTGATGCCAGTTCATGGTTCACCATCAGGTCCGTGGGGCGATAAATAATTTCGGCCTTAAAATTCCCGATCTCAAAACTTTTTTTTGTGCCGTTTCCAGTATCGGTTATATACTTTTCAAGCTCGGCTGTTGTAACTCCTGTTTTACAGGAAGAAAACAAAACCACCGGAAATACCAGTATTGTAAAATAATATGTTATGCGGGTTAAGTTCATTATTTATTTTGCTCGTATTGAATGTTCAACACCTCCAGAACGCGATCGGTTACATTTACGGCCTCGCTGGCATACACAATGTTACCCGATGTGGTACCAAAAACGAAGGTGTAACCATTCTTTTTTCCAAATTCAGTGATCACACTATTAACTTTTGCCAACGCTTCATTCGTGATTTTTTGTTCTTCTTCGGACGCTTTGTTTTTAGTAACCTCTTTGTATTGCATAAACTGCTGCTGTTTACGGCCAATTAGCTCCTCGGTTGTTTTCTTTTCGCGCTCGCTCATCTGCCCTCTTTCCTTTTCGTATTTTTTTATGTCGTTTTGCAACTCCAGGGCTAATGTATCCACATTGGACTGCCAGGTCTTGGCCCGGGCCTCATTTGTTTTTTTCACTTCTTCCATCCCCTTGTATTCGGTCATTAACCGGGACGAATCAACATAGGCCAGTGAGTATGAGCGGGCATTGAAGAAAAAATGATAGCCCGTTAAAATCAGCACCATAACAATTACACTAATC
It encodes:
- a CDS encoding OmpH family outer membrane protein yields the protein MNTKSLMISVIVMVLILTGYHFFFNARSYSLAYVDSSRLMTEYKGMEEVKKTNEARAKTWQSNVDTLALELQNDIKKYEKERGQMSEREKKTTEELIGRKQQQFMQYKEVTKNKASEEEQKITNEALAKVNSVITEFGKKNGYTFVFGTTSGNIVYASEAVNVTDRVLEVLNIQYEQNK